CGTCTGCTACTACGCCGCCATCGAGCACTGCATCGACGAATCGCTGGTCCGCTTCGAGGCCGGCGCCGGCGGCAGCTTCAAGACCCTGCGCGGCCTGGAAGCCGCCAAGACCTACAGCGCCCACTACGTCAGCAACAAGCGCTTCCGGGAGGCCCTGGAGCGCTATCTTCGGGAAGAGCGGTCGGAGACGCTGGCGCGGCAGGAGTATCTGCTGGACGGGAGCCCGCTGAAGAAGGAGGAGAGGGATTAGTCAAGGCCCGTGCGGCTCCCGAGCCGTGCTCAACTCACGCGCACGAAGATACGGTGCATCGCGTTGTTGAGATAGCCCTTGGGATTCCACGCGATGGCAAACGGCTGGCTGGTTCCCTTGTCGTCGGTGGCCCGGGCCCAGACCTCGTAATAGCCTTGGCCGGGAAACTCCAGCCTCGCCGACCACCGCTGCCACGCATACCCGTTGGCCGGCCGCCCGAGCGCGGCTCGCTGCCAGGAAGCCCCGAAATCGGTCGACACGTCGACGCGCGCCACCTCGTTGTCGCCCGCCCAGGCGTGCCCCGCCACCGACAGGCTCCGGCCGTTGATCGACAGCCCGTTCCCGGGGGTCGTGATCAGGGATTTCACAGGCATGGAGCCGATGAAGGCCATGGAGCTGTCCGGCACCATTTCGCCGGGCGCGATCGGATACTCCGGAACGCGGTAGGAGCTCCCTGTCATCTTGGCCCCGTCGTGCACCACGTCACGCAGCCAGATGCGCGTGAGCCACTTCTGCGAGCAGGACCCCGGCCAGCCAGGGATCACCAACCGTAGCGGCGCCCCGTTCATCGGATGCAACGGCCCGCCGTTCATGCCGAAGGCGATGAGGTTGCCCGGTTCCATCGCCTTCTCGATGGGCACCCCGCGGGAGAGCGGTAGCTCTCCCCTCGCGCCGGAGACATCCGTATCCGCCCCCACATGCGCGGTGTAGACAACGTTGTCCTTCACGCCCACCGCCTTCAGGACGTCGGCGAGGCGAACACCCGTCCATTCAGAACAGGCCACCGCGCCCAGCGTCCATTGGTTGCCGCCCACGCGTGGCTCGAAGAACGCCCGCCCGTTGCCGGCGCATTCGATGGTCAGCCGGCGCTTCACCACCTCGAAACGTCTCCTCAGATCCTCGATGCTCAGATCCATCGGCCGGTGCACGAGACCATCGATCCGAAGACGCCAAGTCCCCGCGTCCACCTGCTTCGGAGCGATACCGTTGTTCCGAATGAAGTGCCGGACCGTAGGGGTCACCTCGTCGTCAAGCAGATGAGGCGGAGTCTCCGCGTTCAGCGGCCGCGCGCCGAGTACCGTGAGACCGTCCTTGCCCTCGATTCCCACCGGACCGGCGGCAAGCGCTTCCGGCATGAAGCCGGCCGGCATGTAACGGTGAAAGGGCATCGCTGCGCCGACCGCCGCCGCCATGGCCGCAAAACCGGCTCCCTTGAGAAAACCCCGGCGATCCGTGTGCGGCACGCGTCCGAACACGGTCCAATCGGCTCGCCTAGGGGCGTCCGCATGGAGTTCGAAGAGGCCTGTGCGTTTCTCGCCCCCGAGTCGTTCCATACTCGCTTCCTCCTGCACTCTATCCCTTGGCGAGCCTTGACACTGTAACAGGTCATGCTACAGTCCGACATGATCCAGAGCTTTCGTCACAAAGGGCTCGCTGAACTCTTCCAACGGGGCCGCAGCCGCCATGTTCAACCGACCCTTCAGGTGCGTTGCCTGCGCCGGCTGGAAATTCTGGATCAGGCCGAAACATTGGACGAAATCAACATGCCGGGTTTCAACCTACATCGTCTCCACGGAATACCGGAGCGATACAGTGTCCATGTCAACGGTCCCTGGTGCATCACATTCGCCTGGCAGGACGGTGAGGCCCTGCGAGTGGATCTTGAACAGTACCATTAGGAGAACGCATGACAGAGTACTTGGTCAAACGCCCCCTCGAACGCCCGCCGATACATCCGGGTGAGATATTGCGCGAGGACGTTCTTCCCGCACTCGGCTTGTCGGTCAGCGAGGCAGCCCGACGGCTTGGCGTGTCGCGTCAGCAATTGCACAGAATCCTGGCTTGCACTCACGCCGTTACGGTGGAGATGGCGCTACGGATCGGGAGACTCGTGGGCAACGGTCCCGGACTCTGGCTCAGGATGCAGCAGAACCACGATCTTTGGCGGATGGAGCAAGGACTCAGGAGCGAGCTGGACAAGATTACGCCGGCCGAGCCGACTCCCACGGATCTCATCTAGTGCGACCAGGAAGCCGTGAAACCCGCCGTCACACCTCGTACTCGAACACCAGCTCGCCGTCCTTTTCGTCGACGCGGACGCGGCCGCCGTTCTGGAGTTGGCCGAAGAGGATCTCGTCGGCGAGGCGTTTCTTGATCTCGTTGTCGATGAGGCGGGCCATGGGGCGGGCGCCGAACTGGGGGTCGTAGCCGCGCTCGGCGAGCCAGGTGCGCGCGGCGGGTTCGAGCTGGATGGTGACCTTGCGCTCGTTCAACTGGGCGTCGAGCTGGGTGATGAACTTGTCGACGACCTTCTCGATGACCACGGGGCTCAGGGAGTTGAAGAAGATGGTGGCGTCCAGGCGGTTGCGGAACTCGGGGCTGAACATCTTCTCGATGGCTTCCCTGCCCTTGCCCACGTTGGAGTTGTGGGCGAAGCCCAGGGCGGTGCCGCTCATCTCCCGGCCGCCCGCGTTGGTGGTCATGATCAGGATGATGTTGCGGAAGTCGGCCTTCTTGCCGTTGTTGTCGGTGAGCGTGGCGTGGTCCATGACCTGCAGCAGCACGTTGAACAGGTCGGGGTGCGCTTTCTCGATTTCGTCGAGCAGCAGCACCGCGTAGGGCGTCTTGCGGATGGCGTCGGTCAGGAGGCCGCCCTGGTCGAAGCCGACGTAGCCCGGCGGGGCGCCCAGCAGGCGCGACACCGTGTGCTTCTCCATGTACTCGCTCATGTCGAAGCGCAGGAACTCGATGCCCATGATCTGGGCGAGTTGCTTGGCCGCCTCGGTCTTGCCCACGCCCGTGGGACCGGAGAAGAGAAAGCAGCCGGTGGGCTTCTCGGGCTGGCCCAGGCCGGAGCGGGACAGTTTGATGGTGCTGGCCAAGGCGTCGATGGCCTCGTCCTGGCCGAAGACCACGAGCTTCATGTCCCGGTCCAGGTTGCCGAGCTGCTCCCTGTCGGAGCTGGAGACGCTGCGCGGCGGGATCTTCGCCATGGTGGCGACGATCTGCTCCACGTCCTTGGGTCCGATGGTTTTCTTGCGCTTCTCCGGCGGCAGGATCCGCACCGACGCGCCCACCTCGTCGATGACGTCGATGGCCTTGTCCGGCAGGAAGCGGTCGTTGATGTGCTTGGCCGAGAGCTTGGCCGCGGTGCGCAGCGCCGGCTGGCTGTAGGTCACGCCGTGGTGCTTCTCATAGTGAGGCTTCAGCCCCTGCAGGATCTTGACGGTCTCGTCGATGCTGGGCTCCGGCACCTCGATGCGCTGGAACCGCCGCGACAGCGCCCGGTCGCGCTCGAAGTAGCTCCGGTAGTCGTGGTACGTCGTGGAGCCGATGCACTTGATCTCGCCCGACGCCAGCACCGGCTTCAGAATGTTGGAGGCGTCCAGCGAACCGCCGCTGGTGGCGCCGGCGCCCACCACGGTGTGGATCTCGTCGATGAAGAGCACCGCGCCGGGCTTGTCCTTGAGCGCCGTGATGACACCCTTCAGCCGTGCCTCGAACTCGCCGCGAAACTTCGTGCCGGCCAGCACCGCGCCCATGTCCAGGGCGTAGATGCGCGTGTCCGACAACACTTCCGGTACCTTCTCCTCATGGATGCGCAGCGCCAGTCCCTCGGCGATGGCGGTCTTCCCCACGCCCGGGTCGCCGACGTAGATGGGGTTGTTCTTGCGCCGCCGGCACAACACGTGGATGGTGCGGGCGATCTCGTTGTTGCGGCCGATGAGCGGGTCCAGGAGTCCCTTGGACGCCTTCTCCACCAGTTCGGTGGTGAAGACCTCCAGCGGATCGCGTTGCGGCCCCTGCCCCGCTTCCTCGTCCTCCTCGCCCCCGGGAATGTGCTGCGGCTCTTCCTCCGGCAGCTTGGAGACGCCGTGGGAGATGTAGTTGATGAGGTCGAAGCGGCTGATGTCCTGCGCCTCCAGCAGGTAGCGCGCGTAGCATTGCTGCTCGCGGTACAGGGCCACCAGCAAGTCGCTCCCCTGGATCTCGGCCTTCTCGGAGGTCTGCGCGTGAATGAAGGCGCGCTGGACGATGCGGTGGAAGCCCAGGGTCTGCTCCGGCTCCTTCTCCGTCCCTTCGGGCAGCGTCTCCATGCGCGTCTCGAAGAACTCTTCCAGCTCCCGCCGCAAACGGTCGAGGTCACCGCCGCAGTGAAGGATGACTTCGCTGGCGTGCGGGTCGTCGAGCAGCACCCACAACAGGTGCTCGACGCAAACGAACTCGTGCCGCCGGTTCTTGGCCTCGTCGTAGGCCGCCTTGAGCACCGCCTCCAGGTTCTTGGTGATCACGTCATTCCTCTTCGATGGAGCACTTGAGTGGATACTCGTACTGGCGCGCCAGACTGTCCACCGTCTTCACCTTGGTCTCCGCCACCTCGTAGGGATAGACCCCGGCCACGCCGATGCCGTTCCGGTGCACGTGCAGCATGATCTGCACGGCCTCCGTGTTCTCCTTGTTGAAGACGTACTCCAGGATCTGCACCACGAACTCCTTGGTGGTGTAGTCGTCGTTGTGCAGCAGCACCTTGAAGAGCGACGGCCGCTGGAGCTTCTTCTTGGTTTCGACGACGACTTCGCGATCGAGATCGTGTTCGCGCTTGCTCATGGAGGGCCTCCCGAACAACCAATCGTGGCGTCCATGTTAGTACGAGCGCCGCGAGGGATCAATGGATGACGGCGGTTGCCGGTTCAGGCGATGGGGACCGTCCGGAGGTGTGCTTCGACGGCATCGACGACGCTTGCTTCCAGCGGTAGACTTGCCTTCTCCGCGCGCCAGTACTGTCGGAACAGTTCCACTGTTTCGCGCGCGGTCTCGAGGACGAGTCTTTGCGGCAGGCGTGCCCTGGCGGCGAGATGAGAGAGCTCGTCTTCCGAGAACTGATCGAACCGCTTGGTGCAGCTGAAGTTGAGGGCCGCCTCGCCGTCGGGAATGTAGGCGACGGTCGAAACGAAGTCATAGGCGGGCGCCAGCACCCCATGGCGCCGGTCGGGATAGGTCAGCGACCAGTTCTTGAGATGCTGCAATTCGTTTCCGCTTACGCCTTCTTCCAGCGCGGCACCTTGTCCCGATGCGGGATGCCGTCACCCAACAGCGTGCGGCCGCCCAAGGGGAAGTCCTTCGGCGGGACCGCGCCCATGCACAGGAACACCACGTCCCGCTTTGAATCGTTGCCGATGGCGCGGTTCACCTCCGGGCTCACGCGGATGACGGTGCCCTCGGGCATGGGAATCCGGCGGCCGTCCAGGATGATGGTGCCGTCGCCCTTGAGGGTCATGAACACCTCTTCCTGAACCTCGTGCTGGTGCACGTACTCCGCGCCCTTGCCCGGCTTGATGCGCACGATACCGAAACCGACCCCCTCACACTTGAGCCTTTGCGACAAGAACTCCTTGTCCTTCACGTCCTTCAGGGGCATGGACATCTTGTTGTACTTGGCCATGGCAACCTCCTTGAAAATAGACCGGCGGCTCTCCCCACCCCCCGCCGGGCTTTCCGCTTTCCAGTCCGTGTCAAAACCCTCCCGGCGAAGACGTTACGAATACGTCATTTCCGCGGAAGCGCGAATCCATGGGTCATGGGTACGGAGGGGCCGAACGGGCGTATTCCCCGCCTCACCCCGCCTGGATTCCCGCTTCCGCGGGAATGACGCTCTGCACTATGACGTGGCGACGGTTCCGCGCATCCACTTACCTCGTGACCGCACCCTCCGAGGCCGACGACACCAGCTTGGCGTACTTGGCCATGACGCCGCTGGCGTAGCGCGGCTCCGGCGCCTTCCACTCCCGCAGGCGCTTGTCCATCTCCTCCTCGGAAATCTCCACGTCGAGGCGCCGGGCGTCGACGTCGAAGGTGATGGTGTCGCCGTCCCGCACCGCGGCGATGGGGCCGCCCCGGGCGGCCTCGGGAGCCACGTGGCCGGCCATGAGGCCATGGGTGGCGCCGGAGAAGCGGCCGTCGGTGAGCAGCGCCACGGACTCCCCGAGCCCGGCGCCCACCAGGGCCGCGGTGACCCCCAGCATCTCGCGCATGCCCGGGCCGCCCATGGGACCCTCGTAGCGGATCACCACCACGTCGCCCGCGTTGATCTCTCCGTTCTGCACCGCCTTGAAGGAGTCCTCCTCGCGGTCGAACACCCGCGCCGGTCCGCTGTGGCGCGTGCGCTCGTGCCCGGCCACCTTGACCACGCAGCCCTCGGGCGCGAGGTTGCCCTTGAGGATCACGAGCCCGCCGGTGGGCT
The window above is part of the Deltaproteobacteria bacterium genome. Proteins encoded here:
- a CDS encoding type II toxin-antitoxin system RelE/ParE family toxin, with amino-acid sequence MIQSFRHKGLAELFQRGRSRHVQPTLQVRCLRRLEILDQAETLDEINMPGFNLHRLHGIPERYSVHVNGPWCITFAWQDGEALRVDLEQYH
- a CDS encoding cupin domain-containing protein, which codes for MAKYNKMSMPLKDVKDKEFLSQRLKCEGVGFGIVRIKPGKGAEYVHQHEVQEEVFMTLKGDGTIILDGRRIPMPEGTVIRVSPEVNRAIGNDSKRDVVFLCMGAVPPKDFPLGGRTLLGDGIPHRDKVPRWKKA
- the clpS gene encoding ATP-dependent Clp protease adapter ClpS, with translation MSKREHDLDREVVVETKKKLQRPSLFKVLLHNDDYTTKEFVVQILEYVFNKENTEAVQIMLHVHRNGIGVAGVYPYEVAETKVKTVDSLARQYEYPLKCSIEEE
- a CDS encoding HipA domain-containing protein: MQHLKNWSLTYPDRRHGVLAPAYDFVSTVAYIPDGEAALNFSCTKRFDQFSEDELSHLAARARLPQRLVLETARETVELFRQYWRAEKASLPLEASVVDAVEAHLRTVPIA
- a CDS encoding sulfite oxidase, which gives rise to MERLGGEKRTGLFELHADAPRRADWTVFGRVPHTDRRGFLKGAGFAAMAAAVGAAMPFHRYMPAGFMPEALAAGPVGIEGKDGLTVLGARPLNAETPPHLLDDEVTPTVRHFIRNNGIAPKQVDAGTWRLRIDGLVHRPMDLSIEDLRRRFEVVKRRLTIECAGNGRAFFEPRVGGNQWTLGAVACSEWTGVRLADVLKAVGVKDNVVYTAHVGADTDVSGARGELPLSRGVPIEKAMEPGNLIAFGMNGGPLHPMNGAPLRLVIPGWPGSCSQKWLTRIWLRDVVHDGAKMTGSSYRVPEYPIAPGEMVPDSSMAFIGSMPVKSLITTPGNGLSINGRSLSVAGHAWAGDNEVARVDVSTDFGASWQRAALGRPANGYAWQRWSARLEFPGQGYYEVWARATDDKGTSQPFAIAWNPKGYLNNAMHRIFVRVS
- a CDS encoding HigA family addiction module antitoxin — encoded protein: MTEYLVKRPLERPPIHPGEILREDVLPALGLSVSEAARRLGVSRQQLHRILACTHAVTVEMALRIGRLVGNGPGLWLRMQQNHDLWRMEQGLRSELDKITPAEPTPTDLI
- the clpA gene encoding ATP-dependent Clp protease ATP-binding subunit ClpA yields the protein MITKNLEAVLKAAYDEAKNRRHEFVCVEHLLWVLLDDPHASEVILHCGGDLDRLRRELEEFFETRMETLPEGTEKEPEQTLGFHRIVQRAFIHAQTSEKAEIQGSDLLVALYREQQCYARYLLEAQDISRFDLINYISHGVSKLPEEEPQHIPGGEEDEEAGQGPQRDPLEVFTTELVEKASKGLLDPLIGRNNEIARTIHVLCRRRKNNPIYVGDPGVGKTAIAEGLALRIHEEKVPEVLSDTRIYALDMGAVLAGTKFRGEFEARLKGVITALKDKPGAVLFIDEIHTVVGAGATSGGSLDASNILKPVLASGEIKCIGSTTYHDYRSYFERDRALSRRFQRIEVPEPSIDETVKILQGLKPHYEKHHGVTYSQPALRTAAKLSAKHINDRFLPDKAIDVIDEVGASVRILPPEKRKKTIGPKDVEQIVATMAKIPPRSVSSSDREQLGNLDRDMKLVVFGQDEAIDALASTIKLSRSGLGQPEKPTGCFLFSGPTGVGKTEAAKQLAQIMGIEFLRFDMSEYMEKHTVSRLLGAPPGYVGFDQGGLLTDAIRKTPYAVLLLDEIEKAHPDLFNVLLQVMDHATLTDNNGKKADFRNIILIMTTNAGGREMSGTALGFAHNSNVGKGREAIEKMFSPEFRNRLDATIFFNSLSPVVIEKVVDKFITQLDAQLNERKVTIQLEPAARTWLAERGYDPQFGARPMARLIDNEIKKRLADEILFGQLQNGGRVRVDEKDGELVFEYEV